In Rattus norvegicus strain BN/NHsdMcwi chromosome 3, GRCr8, whole genome shotgun sequence, a genomic segment contains:
- the Or5l13 gene encoding olfactory receptor Olr601 isoform X1, whose amino-acid sequence MDEVNCTSLAEFVLLGFSDVPELAIFLFLMFLLIYGVTVIANLGMTVLIQVSSRLHTPMYFFLSHLSFVDFCYASIIVPKMFTDIINKDKVISYRECLIQFYLFCTFAITEVFLLAVMAYDRFVAICNPLLYMVVMSPKLRLVLVSCCYFYASVCSLIHLCLALEIPSFKSNVINHFFCDLPPLLSLACSDVTTSEFFLFTIVNFNEILTIVIIFTSYLFILITILKMRSAEGRRKAFSTCASHLTVIVVFHGTILFIYCQPNSGNTLDVDKVTTVFYTVVIPMLNPLIYSLQNKDVKEALRKVLGSKKLSLLSFYF is encoded by the coding sequence ATGGATGAGGTAAACTGTACCTCTCTGGCAGAGTTCGTTCTTCTTGGCTTTTCTGATGTCCCAGAGCTGGCAATCTTTCTCTTTCTAATGTTTCTTCTCATTTATGGAGTGACAGTCATAGCGAACCTGGGGATGACTGTGCTGATTCAAGTCAGCTCTCGTCTTCACACTCCTATGTACTTTTTCCTCAGCCACCTGTCATTTGTGGATTTCTGCTATGCTTCCATCATTGTGCCAAAGATGTTCACTGATATTATCAACAAGGATAAAGTTATTTCTTACCGGGAATGCTtgattcaattttatttattttgtacttttgCTATCACTGAAGTCTTCCTATTGGCTGTTATGGCCTATGACCGCTTTGTGGCCATTTGTAATCCACTACTGTACATGGTTGTCATGTCCCCAAAGCTCCGTCTAGTATTGGTGTCCTGTTGCTACTTTTATGCATCAGTGTGTTCTCTGATTCACCTATGCTTAGCTCTTGAGATCCCATCATTTAAGTCAAATGTGATTAATCACTTCTTTTGTGATCTGCCTCCTCTCTTAAGTCTCGCTTGCTCTGATGTTACTACAAGTGAGTTTTTCCTGTTCACCATTGTCAATTTCAATGAGATTCTCACTATTGTGATCATCTTCACCTCCTACTTGTTTATCCTTATCACTATCCTGAAGATGCGCTCTGCAGAGGGGAGACGCAAGGCCTTTTCCACCTGTGCTTCCCATCTCACAGTCATCGTGGTCTTCCATGGAACGatcctttttatttattgtcaGCCCAACTCTGGTAATACTCTAGATGTTGATAAAGTGACTACAGTCTTCTACACTGTGGTCATTCCCATGCTGAATCCCCTGATCTACAGTCTGCAGAATAAGGATGTGAAAGAGGCTCTTAGAAAAGTGTTAGGGTCTAAAAAATTATCTTtactaagtttttatttttag
- the Or5l14b gene encoding olfactory receptor Olr602, with product MVEENCSTVAQFILLGFSDVPELSGFLSSIVLLIYGVTVLANLGMTTLIQFSSQLHTPMYFFLSHLSFVDFCYSSVIVPKMLANIFNMDKAISFLACMVQFCLFCTCVISEIFLLTVMAYDRFVAICNPLLYTAIMSSDLCIILVSGCYLCASMCSLVHLCLALEIPSFKSNVINHFFCDLPPLLGLACSDVTINKVLLFVVATFNESVSIVVIFTSYLFILITILRMRSVEGRRKAFSTCASHLTVIIVFHGTILSIYCSSTSDNSGDADKVATVFYTVVIPMLNPLIYSLRNKDVKDALRKFVNNKIYSQ from the coding sequence ATGGTTGAGGAAAACTGCAGCACAGTGGCACAGTTCATCCTCCTGGGATTTTCAGATGTTCCTGAGTTGAGTGGTTTTCTCTCCTCAATTGTACTTCTCATTTATGGAGTCACTGTCCTGGCCAACCTGGGAATGACTACACTGATTCAGTTCAGCTCTCAACTTCATACCCCCATGTACTTTTTTCTCAGCCATCTTTCCTTTGTGGACTTTTGCTACTCCTCCGTCATTGTGCCTAAAATGCTGGCTAACATCTTCAATATGGACAAAGCCATATCATTCCTGGCATGTATGGTCCAATTCTGCCTGTTTTGCACATGTGTGATCTCTGAAATCTTTTTGCTGActgtgatggcctatgaccgctttGTAGCCATCTGTAACCCACTACTATATACAGCCATCATGTCCTCAGATCTATGTATCATACTAGTGTCTGGCTGCTACTTGTGTGCATCAATGTGTTCTCTGGTTCATTTGTGCTTAGCCCTTGAGATCCCATCGTTTAAGTCAAATGTGATCAACCACTTCTTCTGTGATCTGCCTCCTCTCTTGGGTCTTGCTTGCTCTGATGTCACTATTAATAAAGTGCTGTTGTTTGTTGTGGCTACCTTCAATGAGAGTGTTAGTATTGTGGTTATCTTCACCTCCTACTTGTTTATCCTCATCACCATCCTGAGGATGCGCTCTGTAGAGGGGAGGCGCAAAGCCTTTTCCACCTGTGCCTCCCACCTCACAGTCATCATTGTCTTCCATGGGACAATCCTTTCCATTTATTGTTCTTCCACTTCAGACAACAGTGGGGATGCTGACAAAGTGGCCACAGTGTTCTACACTGTAGTGATTCCCATGCTGAACCCTTTAATCTACAGCCTCAGAAACAAGGATGTCAAAGATGCTCTCAGGAAATTTGTGAACAATAAGATATATTCCCAATGA
- the LOC102555599 gene encoding olfactory receptor 5L1-like, with translation MVEENCSMVAQFILLGFSDVPELSGFLSSIVLLIYGVTVLANLGITALIQVSSQLHTPMYFFLSHLSFVDFCYSSIIVPKMLANIFNMDKAISFLACMVQFFLFCTCVVTEVFLLAVMAYDRFVAICNPLLYTVIMSSDLRIILVSGCYLCASVCSLVHLCLALEIPSFKSNVINHFFCDLPPLLGLACSDVTINKVLLFVVATFNESVSIVVIFTSYLFILITILRMRSVEGRRKAFSTCASHLTVIIVFHGTILSIYCSSTSDNSGDADKVATVFYTVVIPMLNPLIYSLRNKDVKDALRKVVNIKICSQ, from the coding sequence ATGGTTGAGGAAAACTGCAGCATGGTAGCACAGTTCATCCTCCTGGGATTTTCAGATGTTCCTGAGTTGAGTGGTTTTCTCTCCTCAATTGTACTTCTCATTTATGGAGTCACTGTCCTGGCCAATCTGGGAATTACTGCACTAATACAAGTCAGCTCTCAACTTCATACCCCCATGTACTTTTTTCTCAGCCATCTTTCCTTTGTGGATTTTTGCTACTCCTCCATCATTGTGCCTAAAATGCTGGCTAACATCTTCAATATGGACAAAGCCATATCATTCCTGGCATGTATGGTCCAATTCTTCCTGTTTTGCACATGTGTGGTCACTGAAGTCTTCCTGCTAGctgtgatggcctatgaccgctttGTAGCCATCTGTAACCCACTACTATATACTGTCATCATGTCCTCAGATCTACGTATCATACTAGTGTCTGGCTGCTACTTGTGTGCATCAGTGTGTTCTCTGGTTCATTTGTGCTTAGCCCTTGAGATCCCATCGTTTAAGTCAAATGTGATCAACCACTTCTTCTGTGATCTGCCTCCTCTCTTGGGTCTTGCTTGCTCTGATGTCACTATTAATAAAGTGCTGTTGTTTGTTGTGGCTACCTTCAATGAGAGTGTTAGTATTGTGGTTATCTTCACCTCCTACTTGTTTATCCTCATCACCATCCTGAGGATGCGCTCTGTAGAGGGGAGGCGCAAAGCCTTTTCCACCTGTGCCTCCCACCTCACAGTCATCATTGTCTTCCATGGGACAATCCTTTCCATTTATTGTTCTTCCACTTCAGACAACAGTGGGGATGCTGACAAAGTGGCCACAGTGTTCTACACTGTAGTGATTCCCATGCTGAACCCTTTAATCTACAGCCTCAGAAACAAGGATGTCAAAGATGCTCTCAGGAAAGTTGTAAATATTAAGATATGTTCCCAATGA